In Mycteria americana isolate JAX WOST 10 ecotype Jacksonville Zoo and Gardens chromosome 5, USCA_MyAme_1.0, whole genome shotgun sequence, one DNA window encodes the following:
- the PHLDA2 gene encoding pleckstrin homology-like domain family A member 2, protein MKMQAEVIREGELEKRSDSLFQLWKKKLVVLTKDSLSLFPDGHKRAKGKELGFGSILKVDCVERTGKYIYFTIVTKDRKEIDFRCPDQSCWNASITMALIDFQNKRAIQDFKSRQEMEQAAGAQERRLARAP, encoded by the coding sequence ATGAAGATGCAAGCCGAGGTGATCCGCGAGGGCGAGCTGGAGAAGCGGAGCGACAGCCTTTTccagctgtggaagaagaagCTGGTGGTGCTGACCAAGGACAGCCTCAGCCTCTTCCCCGACGGGCACAAGCGGGCCAAGGGCAAGGAGCTGGGCTTCGGCTCCATCCTCAAGGTGGACTGCGTGGAGCGCACGGGCAAGTACATCTACTTCACCATCGTCACCAAGGACCGCAAGGAGATTGACTTTCGGTGCCCGGACCAGAGCTGCTGGAACGCCTCCATCACCATGGCCCTCATCGACTTCCAGAACAAGCGGGCGATCCAGGACTTCAAGAGCCGCCAGGAGATGGAGCAGGCGGCGGGCGCCCAGGAGCGGCGGCTGGCCCGGGCGCCctga